The Hippoglossus hippoglossus isolate fHipHip1 chromosome 19, fHipHip1.pri, whole genome shotgun sequence genome has a segment encoding these proteins:
- the nrap gene encoding nebulin-related-anchoring protein isoform X2: MQSCARCRFVVYPAEKINCIDQNWHKACFHCDVCKMVLTANNFVSHKKRPYCSVHNPRNNTFTSVYETPVNINAKKQSKASSELKYREDGERFMSTFHCDTRSVELEKALLAKQTASQAFQSQSEFSQQQTWYSGTVSSQDIVTMSQEQKALSDVKFSEEYEESKGKGSFPAMITPGYVAAKNANTLASSLEYKKGHEERVSKYTTFVDPPEVLLAKKQGQIVSDYAYTEEYEQQRGKGSFPAHLTPGYMMSKKATEQASDIKYRQVYEQEMKGKASTEAGIAESVHARENAENFSQIAYTEEHEQQRGKGSFPAMITPGYCLAKKAQENASNLKYRKDHNKLKGTSHFHSLTSEDNLALKSARKINKLVSEVEYKKDLENTKGHSINFCDTPQFHNAAKIAKFTSDNKYKEKYISDMKGHYAESGIDKKTMHAMKARKLASDISYKQGCEQEQGEYNYPATLTPGYQSQRKLDPLKDKNYRQHIDQVKYKSVTDTPEIVLARKNAQLVSNLNYKAGYEKTKHQYTLSQDLPQIKNAKANAALCSGIKYKEEWEKSKSKACDIGNDDLSVRAAKASRDLASDIKYKESYMKNKDQAVGFNMSDSKTLHSLQVAKMSSNIEYKKGSKESQGQYTLPMDMINLSHAKKAQALASDLEYRTKLHDYTVMPDDIKVQQAKKAYSLQSENQYRSDLNWMKGVGWDSEGCMNITQAKKAGEQLSDTKYRQKADSIRFTHVADDLSIKHAKKSQELQSNLVYKANTEQMMHQYTMKNDEPLFLQAKANADLLSGKVYKSKWEKQREKGFELRLDSLSILTARAKRDLASDVKYREKYEKNKGKVISIKSVSDDSQMAHSALATKLQSGRHYKKNYEDTKTKYNVSLDMLNISHAKKAQDLATETNYRTFLHDYTTLPTDMNVAWAKKAYGLQSDKQYRSDLNWMKGVGWEASQSLDVQQAKKAGALVSEKKYRQDASAVKFTSVENTPEMVQAKLSNKLAIDRLYREKGENLKHNYTLSGELPEMVQAKLNAMNISESRYKESWTKIRDGGYKLRLDAIPFQSARISGDILSDQKYRGEFERTKGKMIGLKGLQDDMNIAHSVQATKLQSDIKYRQDSAKELSKFHLPLDMMEVAHAKKAQSLVSDQDYRLTLHQYTSLPDDMKVLAAKKAYALQSEKVYRSDLNYLRGAAWIATGALQIEGSKRATDLISDKKYRQQPYSFKHTSVTDSPDIVHAKLSGQVTNERLYKEKSVNDQHNYTITSQGPEITQAKINAANFSEVKYRESWHTLRAQGYKLTMQDIPFQAAKSSTGIASDYKYKHNHVLDKGKHIGIKSVLEDPLLLHCLQAGRLASDQEYRRDALTTSGQYHLNPDMIHLVTAKNAQSLASEQDYRTRLHKYTVLPDDMKVKWAKKAYDLQSENLYKSDLNFMKGVAWDGVGAPQMESAKKAGDLISDKKYRQLPDSLKFTSVADSPDMVHAKTSYQQCSQRLYKAGKDDDMHKYTLHSDDPDFVRAKINARQISDKVYKASGEQVKTLGYDLRLDAIPFQTAKASREIASDFRYKESHQKEKGQQVGLRCVEDDPKMVHSLAASKLQSNLEYKRQSKEDRGQYKMHADQPEFLQAKKSQAQASDLTYRHKLHDYTCDAEQLNIKHAKQAYKLQSDVNYKSDLNWIRGVGWTPPGSHKAELARRAAELGFAEGVTTEEAIAKYQHMMMVVHHQQQMEEQQQQEQQASEQVETSEKIQQGVNMDAMEVLHVKRKKTIQTVQKKSSTTTTSFKSMEKKSSATSSTSSAALQNTVRTSLSPSKAAAIEDA, from the exons ATGCAGTCCTGTGCCAGGTGTAGGTTTGTGGTCTACCCAGCTGAGAAGATCAACTGCATTGACCAG AACTGGCACAAAGCGTGTTTTCACTGCGACGTCTGTAAGATGGTCCTCACCGCCAATAACTTTGTCAGCCACAAGAAGAGGCCATACTGCTCTGT ACACAATCCCAGGAATAACACATTCACAAGCGTCTACGAGACCCCGGTCAACATCAACGCAAAGAAGCAGAGCAAGGCGAGCAGTGAG CTGAAGTATCGCGAAGATGGCGAGCGCTTTATGTCCACCTTCCACTGTGACACGAGGTCCGTGGAGCTGGAGAAGGCTCTGCTAGCCAAACAGACGGCCAGCCAG GCCTTTCAGTCTCAGTCTGAGTTCTCACAGCAGCAGACGTGGTATTCAGGCACGGTGAGCAGCCAGGATATAGTGACGATGTCTCAGGAACAGAAGGCCCTCAGTGAT GTGAAGTTCTCTGAGGAGTACGAAGAGTCGAAAGGAAAAGGCAGCTTCCCTGCCATGATCACACCAGGTTACGTGGCGGCTAAGAATGCCAACACCTTGGCCAGTAGT ctggaATATAAAAAAGGACACGAGGAGAGAGTTTCAAAGTACACAACATTTGTTGACCCTCCAGAGGTGCTTCTGGCCAAGAAACAGGGGCAAATTGTCAGCGAC TATGCCTACACTGAAGAGtatgagcagcagagaggaaaaggcAGTTTCCCTGCACATCTTACACCAGGATACATGATGTCAAAGAAGGCCACTGAGCAGGCCAGTGAT ATTAAGTATCGTCAGGTGTACGAACAGGAGATGAAGGGAAAAGCCAGCACTGAGGCTGGAATAGCTGAGTCAGTTCACGCCAGGGAAAACGCAGAGAACTTCAGCCAG ATTGCATACACTGAAGAGCACGAGCAGCAGCGAGGCAAAGGGAGCTTCCCTGCGATGATCACTCCTGGTTATTGTCTGGCTAAAAAAGCCCAGGAGAATGCAAGTAAT CTGAAGTATAGAAAGGACCACAACAAGTTGAAGGGCACCTCGCACTTCCACAGTCTGACATCCGAGGACAATCTGGCTCTGAAGAGCGCCCGAAAGATCAACAAGCTTGTCAGTGAG GTGGAGTATAAGAAGGACCTGGAGAACACCAAAGGTCACAGCATCAATTTCTGTGACacgccacagtttcataatgcTGCTAAAATCGCCAAGTTCACCAGTGAT AACAAGTACAAAGAGAAGTACATCAGTGATATGAAGGGACACTACGCAGAGTCCGGCATTGATAAGAAGACCATGCACGCTATGAAAGCCAGGAAATTGGCGAGTGAt ATTTCTTACAAACAAGGCTGTGAACAGGAGCAGGGTGAATACAACTACCCAGCCACCCTCACACCAGGCTACCAAAGCCAAAGGAAGCTCGACCCACTGAAAGAC AAGAACTACAGGCAACACATCGACCAGGTCAAGTACAAGTCAGTGACGGACACGCCTGAGATTGTTCTGGCGAGGAAAAACGCTCAGCTCGTCAGCAAC CTGAATTACAAAGCAGGCTATGAGAAGACGAAGCACCAGTACACACTGTCCCAGGATCTGCCCCAAATCAAAAACGCCAAAGCCAACGCGGCTCTGTGCAGCGGT ATTAAATATAAAGAGGAGTGGGAGAAGTCCAAGTCTAAGGCCTGCGACATCGGCAATGACGACCTGAGCGTCAGAGCGGCCAAAGCGTCCCGAGACCTCGCCAGTGAT ATTAAATACAAAGAGAGCTACATGAAGAACAAGGACCAGGCAGTGGGGTTCAACATGAGCGACTCCAAGACTCTGCACTCGCTTCAAGTGGCCAAGATGAGCAGCAAC ATTGAATACAAGAAGGGCTCCAAGGAGAGCCAGGGCCAGTACACGCTTCCCATGGACATGATCAACCTCAGCCACGCCAAGAAGGCTCAGGCCCTCGCCAGCGACCTGGAGTATCGCACCAAGCTCCACGACTACACCGTCATGCCAGACGACATCAAGGTCCAGCAGGCTAAAAAGGCTTATTCCCTGCAGAGCGAG AACCAGTATCGCTCAGACCTGAACTGGATGAAGGGGGTGGGCTGGGATAGCGAAGGATGTATGAACATAACCCAGGCCAAGAAAGCTGGGGAGCAGCTCAGTGAT ACTAAATATCGTCAGAAGGCCGACAGCATCAGGTTCACCCATGTGGCGGACGACCTCTCCATCAAACATGCCAAGAAGAGCcaagagctgcagagcaac CTGGTGTACAAAGCCAACACGGAGCAGATGATGCACCAGTACACCATGAAGAATGACGAGCCGCTGTTCCTACAAGCAAAGGCGAACGCTGACCTCCTCAGTGGG AAAGTGTACAAGAGCAAAtgggagaagcagagagaaaaaggctTTGAGCTGCGTCTGgactctctctctattctcacCGCCAGAGCCAAGAGGGACCTGGCCAGCGAC GTCAAATACAGGGAGAAATATGAGAAGAACAAAGGCAAGGTGATCAGTATTAAATCGGTCAGTGACGACTCTCAGATGGCCCATTCTGCTCTGGCCACCAAACTGCAGAGCGGCCGCCACTACAAGAAAAACTACGAGGACACGAAGACCAAATACAA tgtttctctggACATGCTGAACATCAGCCACGCCAAGAAGGCTCAAGACCTGGCGACCGAGACCAACTACAGGACGTTCCTCCACGACTACACTACGCTGCCCACTGACATGAACGTGGCCTGGGCTAAGAAAGCCTACGGACTGCAGAGCGAT AAACAGTACAGGTCCGATCTGAACTGGATGAAGGGCGTTGGCTGGGAGGCCTCGCAGTCTCTGGACGTCCAGCAGGCGAAGAAGGCCGGAGCGCTCGTCAGCGAG AAAAAGTACCGCCAGGACGCGAGCGCTGTGAAGTTCACCAGCGTCGAAAACACCCCAGAGATGGTCCAAGCCAAACTCAGCAACAAACTGGCCATTGAT AGGTTGTACAGGGAGAAGGGGGAAAACCTGAAGCACAACTACACCCTCAGTGGAGAGCTGCCTGAGATGGTGCAGGCCAAACTCAACGCCATGAACATCAGTGAG agccGCTACAAGGAGTCGTGGACTAAGATACGCGACGGTGGCTACAAGCTGCGTCTGGATGCCATCCCTTTCCAATCTGCCAGAATATCTGGGGATATCCTCAGCGAT cAAAAGTACAGAGGGGAATTTGAGAGGACTAAAGGGAAGATGATCGGGCTGAAGGGGCTGCAGGACGATATGAACATCGCTCACTCGGTCCAGGCCACCAAGCTGCAGAGTGAT ATTAAATACAGGCAGGATTCAGCGAAGGAGCTCTCAAAGTTTCATCTGCCCTTGGACATGATGGAGGTGGCCCACGCCAAAAAGGCTCAGTCGCTGGTCAGCGATCAGGACTACAGACTCACCCTGCATCAGTACACATCACTGCCTGATGACATGAAGGTGCTGGCGGCCAAAAAAGCGTACGCGCTGCAGAGCGAG AAAGTGTACCGCTCCGACCTGAACTACCTGCGCGGTGCAGCCTGGATCGCCACAGGGGCCCTGCAGATCGAAGGCTCCAAGAGGGCCACAGACCTCATCAGTGAT AAAAAGTACCGTCAGCAGCCGTACAGCTTCAAGCACACGTCTGTCACAGACTCTCCAGATATCGTCCACGCCAAACTCAGCGGACAGGTCACAAATGAA CGCTTGTacaaagagaaaagtgtgaACGACCAACACAACTACACTATAACGTCTCAGGGACCAGAGATCACACAGGCCAAGATCAACGCAGCCAACTTCAGCGAG gtcaAGTACAGAGAGTCCTGGCACACGCTGAGGGCTCAGGGCTACAAACTCACCATGCAGGACATCCCCTTCCAGGCTGCCAAGAGCTCCACAGGCATCGCCAGTGAT tacaagtacaaacacaaCCACGTGCTGGACAAAGGCAAACACATCGGCATCAAAAGCGTCCTGGAAGACCCACTTCTCCTTCACTGCCTGCAGGCCGGCCGTCTGGCCAGCGACCAGGAGTACCGCAGGGACGCGCTGACCACCAGCGGTCAGTACCACCTCAACCCCGACATGATTCACCTGGTGACGGCTAAGAACGCCCAGTCCTTGGCCAGCGAGCAGGACTACAGGACGAGGCTGCACAAGTACACGGTGCTCCCTGATGACATGAAGGTCAAATGGGCCAAGAAGGCGTACGACCTGCAGAGCGAG AATCTCTACAAGTCGGACCTCAATTTCATGAAAGGAGTGGCCTGGGACGGAGTGGGTGCACCTCAGATGGAGTCGGCCAAGAAAGCTGGAGATCTTATAAGTGAT AAGAAGTATCGTCAGCTGCCGGACAGTCTGAAGTTCACCTCAGTGGCCGACTCTCCTGATATGGTCCATGCCAAGACGAGCTATCAACAGTGCAGTCAG AGGCTGTACAAAGCAGGGAAGGATGATgacatgcacaaatacacctTACACTCAGACGATCCAGACTTTGTGAGAGCCAAGATTAACGCCCGGCAGATTAGTGAT AAAGTGTACAAGGCGTCTGGGGAGCAGGTGAAGACGTTGGGCTACGACTTGAGGCTGGACGCCATTCCTTTCCAAACTGCCAAGGCCTCCAGAGAAATCGCCAGTGAC TTCCGTTACAAGGAGTCCCATCAGAAAGAGAAGGGCCAGCAGGTGGGGCTGCGCTGCGTGGAGGACGACCCCAAGATGGTGCATTCTCTGGCAGCCAGCAAACTCCAGAGCAACCTGGAGTACAAACGCCAGTCCAAGGAGGACCGCGGCCAGTACAAGATGCACGCTGACCAGCCCGAGTTCCTGCAGGCCAAGAAGAGCCAGGCTCAGGCCAGCGACCTCACCTACCGCCACAAGCTCCACGACTACACCTGTGACGCCGAGCAGCTCAACATCAAGCACGCCAAGCAGGCCTACAAGCTGCAGAGCGAT GTGAATTACAAATCAGACCTGAACTGGATCAGAGGAGTGGGCTGGACCCCTCCCGGCTCCCACAAGGCCGAGCTCGCCCGCCGGGCTGCAGAGCTGGGATTTGCCGAGGGGGTCACCACTGAGGAGGCCATCGCAAAGTACCAGCACATGATGATGGTG GTgcatcaccagcagcagatggaggaacagcagcagcaggagcagcaggctTCAGAGCAGGTGGAGACGAGCGAGAAGATCCAACAGGGCGTCAACATGGACGCCATGGAGGTGCTTCACGTCAAGAGGAAGAAGACCATTCAGACGGTGCAGAAAAAGTCCTCCACCACCACGACCTCGTTCAAGTCCATGGAGAAGAAGTCCAGCGCCACCTCGTCAACCTCGTCGGCCGCTCTCCAGAACACAGTGAGGACGTCTCTGTCGCCCAGTAAAGCTGCTGCGATAGAAGACGCGTAG
- the nrap gene encoding nebulin-related-anchoring protein isoform X3 — protein sequence MQSCARCRFVVYPAEKINCIDQNWHKACFHCDVCKMVLTANNFVSHKKRPYCSVHNPRNNTFTSVYETPVNINAKKQSKASSELKYREDGERFMSTFHCDTRSVELEKALLAKQTASQAFQSQSEFSQQQTWYSGTVSSQDIVTMSQEQKALSDVKFSEEYEESKGKGSFPAMITPGYVAAKNANTLASSLEYKKGHEERVSKYTTFVDPPEVLLAKKQGQIVSDYAYTEEYEQQRGKGSFPAHLTPGYMMSKKATEQASDIKYRQVYEQEMKGKASTEAGIAESVHARENAENFSQIAYTEEHEQQRGKGSFPAMITPGYCLAKKAQENASNLKYRKDHNKLKGTSHFHSLTSEDNLALKSARKINKLVSEVEYKKDLENTKGHSINFCDTPQFHNAAKIAKFTSDNKYKEKYISDMKGHYAESGIDKKTMHAMKARKLASDISYKQGCEQEQGEYNYPATLTPGYQSQRKLDPLKDKNYRQHIDQVKYKSVTDTPEIVLARKNAQLVSNLNYKAGYEKTKHQYTLSQDLPQIKNAKANAALCSGIKYKEEWEKSKSKACDIGNDDLSVRAAKASRDLASDIKYKESYMKNKDQAVGFNMSDSKTLHSLQVAKMSSNIEYKKGSKESQGQYTLPMDMINLSHAKKAQALASDLEYRTKLHDYTVMPDDIKVQQAKKAYSLQSENQYRSDLNWMKGVGWDSEGCMNITQAKKAGEQLSDTKYRQKADSIRFTHVADDLSIKHAKKSQELQSNLVYKANTEQMMHQYTMKNDEPLFLQAKANADLLSGKVYKSKWEKQREKGFELRLDSLSILTARAKRDLASDVKYREKYEKNKGKVISIKSVSDDSQMAHSALATKLQSGRHYKKNYEDTKTKYNVSLDMLNISHAKKAQDLATETNYRTFLHDYTTLPTDMNVAWAKKAYGLQSDKQYRSDLNWMKGVGWEASQSLDVQQAKKAGALVSEKKYRQDASAVKFTSVENTPEMVQAKLSNKLAIDRLYREKGENLKHNYTLSGELPEMVQAKLNAMNISESRYKESWTKIRDGGYKLRLDAIPFQSARISGDILSDQKYRGEFERTKGKMIGLKGLQDDMNIAHSVQATKLQSDIKYRQDSAKELSKFHLPLDMMEVAHAKKAQSLVSDQDYRLTLHQYTSLPDDMKVLAAKKAYALQSEKVYRSDLNYLRGAAWIATGALQIEGSKRATDLISDKKYRQQPYSFKHTSVTDSPDIVHAKLSGQVTNERLYKEKSVNDQHNYTITSQGPEITQAKINAANFSEVKYRESWHTLRAQGYKLTMQDIPFQAAKSSTGIASDYKYKHNHVLDKGKHIGIKSVLEDPLLLHCLQAGRLASDQEYRRDALTTSGQYHLNPDMIHLVTAKNAQSLASEQDYRTRLHKYTVLPDDMKVKWAKKAYDLQSENLYKSDLNFMKGVAWDGVGAPQMESAKKAGDLISDKKYRQLPDSLKFTSVADSPDMVHAKTSYQQCSQRLYKAGKDDDMHKYTLHSDDPDFVRAKINARQISDKVYKASGEQVKTLGYDLRLDAIPFQTAKASREIASDFRYKESHQKEKGQQVGLRCVEDDPKMVHSLAASKLQSNLEYKRQSKEDRGQYKMHADQPEFLQAKKSQAQASDLTYRHKLHDYTCDAEQLNIKHAKQAYKLQSDVNYKSDLNWIRGVGWTPPGSHKAELARRAAELGFAEGVTTEEAIAKYQHMMMVHHQQQMEEQQQQEQQASEQVETSEKIQQGVNMDAMEVLHVKRKKTIQTVQKKSSTTTTSFKSMEKKSSATSSTSSAALQNTVRTSLSPSKAAAIEDA from the exons ATGCAGTCCTGTGCCAGGTGTAGGTTTGTGGTCTACCCAGCTGAGAAGATCAACTGCATTGACCAG AACTGGCACAAAGCGTGTTTTCACTGCGACGTCTGTAAGATGGTCCTCACCGCCAATAACTTTGTCAGCCACAAGAAGAGGCCATACTGCTCTGT ACACAATCCCAGGAATAACACATTCACAAGCGTCTACGAGACCCCGGTCAACATCAACGCAAAGAAGCAGAGCAAGGCGAGCAGTGAG CTGAAGTATCGCGAAGATGGCGAGCGCTTTATGTCCACCTTCCACTGTGACACGAGGTCCGTGGAGCTGGAGAAGGCTCTGCTAGCCAAACAGACGGCCAGCCAG GCCTTTCAGTCTCAGTCTGAGTTCTCACAGCAGCAGACGTGGTATTCAGGCACGGTGAGCAGCCAGGATATAGTGACGATGTCTCAGGAACAGAAGGCCCTCAGTGAT GTGAAGTTCTCTGAGGAGTACGAAGAGTCGAAAGGAAAAGGCAGCTTCCCTGCCATGATCACACCAGGTTACGTGGCGGCTAAGAATGCCAACACCTTGGCCAGTAGT ctggaATATAAAAAAGGACACGAGGAGAGAGTTTCAAAGTACACAACATTTGTTGACCCTCCAGAGGTGCTTCTGGCCAAGAAACAGGGGCAAATTGTCAGCGAC TATGCCTACACTGAAGAGtatgagcagcagagaggaaaaggcAGTTTCCCTGCACATCTTACACCAGGATACATGATGTCAAAGAAGGCCACTGAGCAGGCCAGTGAT ATTAAGTATCGTCAGGTGTACGAACAGGAGATGAAGGGAAAAGCCAGCACTGAGGCTGGAATAGCTGAGTCAGTTCACGCCAGGGAAAACGCAGAGAACTTCAGCCAG ATTGCATACACTGAAGAGCACGAGCAGCAGCGAGGCAAAGGGAGCTTCCCTGCGATGATCACTCCTGGTTATTGTCTGGCTAAAAAAGCCCAGGAGAATGCAAGTAAT CTGAAGTATAGAAAGGACCACAACAAGTTGAAGGGCACCTCGCACTTCCACAGTCTGACATCCGAGGACAATCTGGCTCTGAAGAGCGCCCGAAAGATCAACAAGCTTGTCAGTGAG GTGGAGTATAAGAAGGACCTGGAGAACACCAAAGGTCACAGCATCAATTTCTGTGACacgccacagtttcataatgcTGCTAAAATCGCCAAGTTCACCAGTGAT AACAAGTACAAAGAGAAGTACATCAGTGATATGAAGGGACACTACGCAGAGTCCGGCATTGATAAGAAGACCATGCACGCTATGAAAGCCAGGAAATTGGCGAGTGAt ATTTCTTACAAACAAGGCTGTGAACAGGAGCAGGGTGAATACAACTACCCAGCCACCCTCACACCAGGCTACCAAAGCCAAAGGAAGCTCGACCCACTGAAAGAC AAGAACTACAGGCAACACATCGACCAGGTCAAGTACAAGTCAGTGACGGACACGCCTGAGATTGTTCTGGCGAGGAAAAACGCTCAGCTCGTCAGCAAC CTGAATTACAAAGCAGGCTATGAGAAGACGAAGCACCAGTACACACTGTCCCAGGATCTGCCCCAAATCAAAAACGCCAAAGCCAACGCGGCTCTGTGCAGCGGT ATTAAATATAAAGAGGAGTGGGAGAAGTCCAAGTCTAAGGCCTGCGACATCGGCAATGACGACCTGAGCGTCAGAGCGGCCAAAGCGTCCCGAGACCTCGCCAGTGAT ATTAAATACAAAGAGAGCTACATGAAGAACAAGGACCAGGCAGTGGGGTTCAACATGAGCGACTCCAAGACTCTGCACTCGCTTCAAGTGGCCAAGATGAGCAGCAAC ATTGAATACAAGAAGGGCTCCAAGGAGAGCCAGGGCCAGTACACGCTTCCCATGGACATGATCAACCTCAGCCACGCCAAGAAGGCTCAGGCCCTCGCCAGCGACCTGGAGTATCGCACCAAGCTCCACGACTACACCGTCATGCCAGACGACATCAAGGTCCAGCAGGCTAAAAAGGCTTATTCCCTGCAGAGCGAG AACCAGTATCGCTCAGACCTGAACTGGATGAAGGGGGTGGGCTGGGATAGCGAAGGATGTATGAACATAACCCAGGCCAAGAAAGCTGGGGAGCAGCTCAGTGAT ACTAAATATCGTCAGAAGGCCGACAGCATCAGGTTCACCCATGTGGCGGACGACCTCTCCATCAAACATGCCAAGAAGAGCcaagagctgcagagcaac CTGGTGTACAAAGCCAACACGGAGCAGATGATGCACCAGTACACCATGAAGAATGACGAGCCGCTGTTCCTACAAGCAAAGGCGAACGCTGACCTCCTCAGTGGG AAAGTGTACAAGAGCAAAtgggagaagcagagagaaaaaggctTTGAGCTGCGTCTGgactctctctctattctcacCGCCAGAGCCAAGAGGGACCTGGCCAGCGAC GTCAAATACAGGGAGAAATATGAGAAGAACAAAGGCAAGGTGATCAGTATTAAATCGGTCAGTGACGACTCTCAGATGGCCCATTCTGCTCTGGCCACCAAACTGCAGAGCGGCCGCCACTACAAGAAAAACTACGAGGACACGAAGACCAAATACAA tgtttctctggACATGCTGAACATCAGCCACGCCAAGAAGGCTCAAGACCTGGCGACCGAGACCAACTACAGGACGTTCCTCCACGACTACACTACGCTGCCCACTGACATGAACGTGGCCTGGGCTAAGAAAGCCTACGGACTGCAGAGCGAT AAACAGTACAGGTCCGATCTGAACTGGATGAAGGGCGTTGGCTGGGAGGCCTCGCAGTCTCTGGACGTCCAGCAGGCGAAGAAGGCCGGAGCGCTCGTCAGCGAG AAAAAGTACCGCCAGGACGCGAGCGCTGTGAAGTTCACCAGCGTCGAAAACACCCCAGAGATGGTCCAAGCCAAACTCAGCAACAAACTGGCCATTGAT AGGTTGTACAGGGAGAAGGGGGAAAACCTGAAGCACAACTACACCCTCAGTGGAGAGCTGCCTGAGATGGTGCAGGCCAAACTCAACGCCATGAACATCAGTGAG agccGCTACAAGGAGTCGTGGACTAAGATACGCGACGGTGGCTACAAGCTGCGTCTGGATGCCATCCCTTTCCAATCTGCCAGAATATCTGGGGATATCCTCAGCGAT cAAAAGTACAGAGGGGAATTTGAGAGGACTAAAGGGAAGATGATCGGGCTGAAGGGGCTGCAGGACGATATGAACATCGCTCACTCGGTCCAGGCCACCAAGCTGCAGAGTGAT ATTAAATACAGGCAGGATTCAGCGAAGGAGCTCTCAAAGTTTCATCTGCCCTTGGACATGATGGAGGTGGCCCACGCCAAAAAGGCTCAGTCGCTGGTCAGCGATCAGGACTACAGACTCACCCTGCATCAGTACACATCACTGCCTGATGACATGAAGGTGCTGGCGGCCAAAAAAGCGTACGCGCTGCAGAGCGAG AAAGTGTACCGCTCCGACCTGAACTACCTGCGCGGTGCAGCCTGGATCGCCACAGGGGCCCTGCAGATCGAAGGCTCCAAGAGGGCCACAGACCTCATCAGTGAT AAAAAGTACCGTCAGCAGCCGTACAGCTTCAAGCACACGTCTGTCACAGACTCTCCAGATATCGTCCACGCCAAACTCAGCGGACAGGTCACAAATGAA CGCTTGTacaaagagaaaagtgtgaACGACCAACACAACTACACTATAACGTCTCAGGGACCAGAGATCACACAGGCCAAGATCAACGCAGCCAACTTCAGCGAG gtcaAGTACAGAGAGTCCTGGCACACGCTGAGGGCTCAGGGCTACAAACTCACCATGCAGGACATCCCCTTCCAGGCTGCCAAGAGCTCCACAGGCATCGCCAGTGAT tacaagtacaaacacaaCCACGTGCTGGACAAAGGCAAACACATCGGCATCAAAAGCGTCCTGGAAGACCCACTTCTCCTTCACTGCCTGCAGGCCGGCCGTCTGGCCAGCGACCAGGAGTACCGCAGGGACGCGCTGACCACCAGCGGTCAGTACCACCTCAACCCCGACATGATTCACCTGGTGACGGCTAAGAACGCCCAGTCCTTGGCCAGCGAGCAGGACTACAGGACGAGGCTGCACAAGTACACGGTGCTCCCTGATGACATGAAGGTCAAATGGGCCAAGAAGGCGTACGACCTGCAGAGCGAG AATCTCTACAAGTCGGACCTCAATTTCATGAAAGGAGTGGCCTGGGACGGAGTGGGTGCACCTCAGATGGAGTCGGCCAAGAAAGCTGGAGATCTTATAAGTGAT AAGAAGTATCGTCAGCTGCCGGACAGTCTGAAGTTCACCTCAGTGGCCGACTCTCCTGATATGGTCCATGCCAAGACGAGCTATCAACAGTGCAGTCAG AGGCTGTACAAAGCAGGGAAGGATGATgacatgcacaaatacacctTACACTCAGACGATCCAGACTTTGTGAGAGCCAAGATTAACGCCCGGCAGATTAGTGAT AAAGTGTACAAGGCGTCTGGGGAGCAGGTGAAGACGTTGGGCTACGACTTGAGGCTGGACGCCATTCCTTTCCAAACTGCCAAGGCCTCCAGAGAAATCGCCAGTGAC TTCCGTTACAAGGAGTCCCATCAGAAAGAGAAGGGCCAGCAGGTGGGGCTGCGCTGCGTGGAGGACGACCCCAAGATGGTGCATTCTCTGGCAGCCAGCAAACTCCAGAGCAACCTGGAGTACAAACGCCAGTCCAAGGAGGACCGCGGCCAGTACAAGATGCACGCTGACCAGCCCGAGTTCCTGCAGGCCAAGAAGAGCCAGGCTCAGGCCAGCGACCTCACCTACCGCCACAAGCTCCACGACTACACCTGTGACGCCGAGCAGCTCAACATCAAGCACGCCAAGCAGGCCTACAAGCTGCAGAGCGAT GTGAATTACAAATCAGACCTGAACTGGATCAGAGGAGTGGGCTGGACCCCTCCCGGCTCCCACAAGGCCGAGCTCGCCCGCCGGGCTGCAGAGCTGGGATTTGCCGAGGGGGTCACCACTGAGGAGGCCATCGCAAAGTACCAGCACATGATGATG GTgcatcaccagcagcagatggaggaacagcagcagcaggagcagcaggctTCAGAGCAGGTGGAGACGAGCGAGAAGATCCAACAGGGCGTCAACATGGACGCCATGGAGGTGCTTCACGTCAAGAGGAAGAAGACCATTCAGACGGTGCAGAAAAAGTCCTCCACCACCACGACCTCGTTCAAGTCCATGGAGAAGAAGTCCAGCGCCACCTCGTCAACCTCGTCGGCCGCTCTCCAGAACACAGTGAGGACGTCTCTGTCGCCCAGTAAAGCTGCTGCGATAGAAGACGCGTAG